In a single window of the Nodularia spumigena CCY9414 genome:
- the sufB gene encoding Fe-S cluster assembly protein SufB yields MSVTAKTLVNQPYKYGFITDIEADTIPRGLNEDVVRLISAKKNEPQFMLDFRLRCYRQWLKMTEPTWPSVKYPAIDYQNIIYYSAPKKKKAKLNSLDEVDPTLLETFEKLGISLSEQKRLANVAVDAIFDSVSVATTFKDKLAEDGVIFCSISEALQEHPELVRKYLGSVVPAADNYFAALNGAVFSDGSFVYIPKGVKCPMELSTYFRINSGDTGQFERTLIVAEEGSYVSYLEGCTAPMYDTNQLHAAVVELVALDNAEIKYSTVQNWYAGDEKGKGGIYNFVTKRGLCQGVNSKISWTQVETGSAITWKYPSCVLLGDNSVGEFYSVALTNNMQQADTGTKMIHVGKNTRSTIISKGISAGNSSNSYRGLVKVNPTAKGARNYSQCDSMLIGDNAHANTFPYIQVQNNASKVEHEASTSKIGEDQLFYFAQRGISPEDAISMMISGFCKDVFNQLPMEFAVEADKLLSMKLEGSVG; encoded by the coding sequence ATGAGTGTCACTGCCAAAACCTTAGTCAACCAACCCTACAAGTACGGCTTTATTACAGATATTGAAGCCGACACTATCCCGCGTGGACTAAACGAGGACGTTGTTCGCTTGATCTCCGCCAAGAAGAACGAGCCACAATTCATGTTAGATTTTCGCCTCAGATGTTATCGCCAGTGGCTCAAAATGACGGAACCAACTTGGCCGAGTGTCAAGTATCCAGCCATCGACTATCAGAATATTATCTACTATTCCGCGCCCAAGAAGAAGAAAGCCAAGCTCAACAGCTTAGATGAGGTAGATCCTACCTTGCTAGAAACCTTTGAGAAATTGGGTATTTCTCTCTCTGAACAAAAGCGACTAGCAAATGTGGCTGTCGATGCAATTTTTGATAGCGTTTCTGTTGCTACCACATTTAAGGACAAACTCGCCGAAGATGGAGTTATCTTTTGCTCGATTTCGGAAGCTTTACAAGAACATCCCGAACTGGTGCGGAAGTATCTGGGTAGCGTCGTTCCCGCAGCAGACAATTATTTTGCCGCTTTAAATGGTGCTGTATTCAGTGATGGTTCTTTTGTCTATATTCCTAAAGGCGTAAAATGCCCAATGGAATTGTCTACATATTTCCGCATCAACTCCGGGGATACAGGACAGTTTGAACGGACTTTGATTGTGGCTGAAGAAGGAAGCTATGTTTCCTACCTGGAAGGCTGCACTGCGCCGATGTATGATACCAATCAATTACACGCCGCAGTGGTGGAACTTGTCGCCCTGGATAATGCGGAAATTAAATACTCCACTGTTCAAAACTGGTACGCCGGTGATGAAAAGGGTAAAGGTGGAATTTATAATTTCGTGACTAAGCGCGGTTTGTGTCAAGGTGTAAATTCTAAGATTTCCTGGACTCAAGTCGAAACAGGTTCAGCAATTACTTGGAAGTATCCTAGCTGTGTTTTGCTTGGTGATAATTCTGTGGGTGAATTTTACTCGGTGGCGCTGACTAATAATATGCAGCAAGCTGACACGGGTACGAAGATGATTCACGTTGGTAAAAATACTCGCAGTACGATTATTTCTAAGGGTATATCGGCGGGTAATTCTAGTAACAGTTATCGCGGTTTGGTGAAGGTTAATCCTACGGCTAAGGGTGCGAGAAATTATTCTCAGTGTGACTCGATGCTGATTGGCGATAATGCCCATGCTAATACTTTCCCTTATATTCAGGTGCAGAATAACGCCAGTAAGGTGGAGCATGAGGCTTCTACTTCTAAGATTGGTGAAGACCAATTGTTTTATTTTGCTCAACGGGGTATTTCGCCGGAGGACGCTATTTCGATGATGATTAGCGGTTTCTGTAAGGATGTTTTTAATCAGCTACCTATGGAGTTTGCTGTGGAGGCTGACAAGCTTTTGAGTATGAAGTTGGAAGGTAGTGTTGGGTAG
- the sufC gene encoding Fe-S cluster assembly ATPase SufC: MIIENSDVVLSVKDLTASVDGTPILKGLNLEVRSGEVHAIMGPNGSGKSTFSKVLAGHPAYEVTGGEVIFQGQNLLEMEPEERARSGVFLAFQYPLEIPGVSNLDFLRVAYNSRRKAQGLEELDAFDFDDLIEEKLDVVKMNPAFLNRSLNEGFSGGEKKRNEILQMALLEPKLGILDETDSGLDIDALRIVADGVNQLASPENATIMITHYQRLLNYIVPDFVHVMAHGRILMCGGKDLALELEERGYDWVLEGAEVGV, translated from the coding sequence ATGATTATTGAAAATAGCGATGTTGTGCTGTCTGTTAAGGATTTGACGGCTAGTGTTGATGGGACTCCGATTTTGAAGGGTTTGAATCTTGAGGTTCGCTCTGGGGAAGTTCATGCAATTATGGGACCGAATGGTTCTGGTAAGAGTACTTTTTCTAAGGTTTTGGCTGGACACCCGGCTTATGAGGTGACTGGTGGTGAGGTGATTTTCCAAGGTCAGAATCTCTTGGAAATGGAACCGGAGGAAAGGGCTAGAAGCGGTGTGTTTTTGGCGTTTCAATATCCTTTGGAAATTCCAGGTGTGAGTAATTTGGATTTTTTACGGGTTGCTTACAATTCTCGCCGCAAGGCTCAGGGTTTGGAGGAGTTGGACGCTTTCGATTTTGATGATTTGATTGAGGAAAAGTTGGATGTTGTAAAAATGAATCCGGCTTTTCTTAACCGTAGTCTAAATGAAGGTTTTTCTGGTGGTGAGAAGAAGCGGAATGAAATTCTGCAAATGGCTCTGCTGGAACCAAAGTTGGGTATTCTGGATGAGACTGATTCGGGTTTGGATATTGATGCTCTGAGAATTGTGGCTGATGGTGTGAATCAATTGGCTAGTCCAGAAAATGCCACAATTATGATTACTCACTATCAACGTTTGCTCAATTATATTGTGCCGGATTTTGTCCACGTTATGGCTCATGGTCGCATTCTCATGTGTGGTGGTAAGGATTTGGCGCTGGAATTGGAAGAGCGCGGTTATGACTGGGTTCTGGAAGGTGCTGAGGTGGGTGTGTAA